From the Pseudomonas monsensis genome, the window ACACTCAGTCATAAGCGTTTATTTTATCTATATTAGTTTGACTGCCATCCCAGCTTAAAAATATTGCCATATGACTTCAGCCCCTCCAGAGCGCAGCAACTACTTGAGTCATGACTCCCTCCTATATTGGTTTTAGGCGCTACCGCTTCTCCGCCGTTAGTGTTCACAAATATAGGTATCAAAGTGGAGAGGGTTAGTGCCTCATCCAGTCAGCATCAATGCCAGCGCTCCATCCGGGAATAGTGCTTTCATGCAAGGGCTCCTAATTCAATTTAAATATATGCGCTCCAAACTTGATTAAGGTCATATCTAATTGCGCCAGGAACCTTCTAAAGAAAATTTTCGAATTCCTCGACTGCTTCCTTGCGGAGCCATTTGTTGATTTTCTTGTGCTTTATGGGCCCATGATGGTTCACGGTAAGGCGAATAAGCCTCGCGCAATACTCAATGGCAAATTTATGATTGTCTTTTGTCACATGTCGAAAGGTATCGCAGTCGGTTTTACCAGAGACCGCAATCAGCAATTGCTTCAAGCTAGGGTCAAATGACATCGAATTTCCAGAGCACTGGAATATCCCAGCCTCCTCTGTGCATGGCGTGTTAGATCCAGGATTGTTTTGGTCTACCCCTTCATTCCAATCCCACGAGCTTTCAAAACCACCTAGCACTCTCAACACCTCTAGCATTACAGCTTTTCGATGCTTTGTTCCACGCCACGGCCCTAAGTCGGAAACAACACTGGAGTAAATGTCATGAGCACTGTTTGGTAAGAAAATCTCATCCGGTGCATTTATCGCCCAATCTATCAATTCGTTGAGAAAAGCGTCAGGCGCAGCGCCTCGATTCTTGATTATTTGCTTGCATGCAGTAAAGGCCCTACTCATAAACCATCCCTATAAATAAGATCACTTATTAAGAGCTGTGCCGACCTCAGTTACCATCCTAGTTATAACAGCCCCACCGTGACTGTGTTAACTGGAAATATTTACAGCAAGCTCAATGGTAAAACAGCCTTCTCAATCTTTAACTTCCCGTTTTATTGAGTGCTACGCCCAATGCAGAATGCGAGCTAAAAAGGAAGCCTGAACTAGAGATTTGGCCATTTGACAGAGCTTAGCTGAATTTCCATGGTCTGCTTTTGGCCGTATGCGGTCGCTTGGGAATGTCCGCTTCTGGCCGGTAGCGGTCGTGTGCGAACGTCCGCTTCTGGCCGTTTTCTGCTGGTCCGCAGCAGCCGCTGTGGGTCGATTCGAGCCGTTCGTGACCTGGCACTGTCGACCCAACGCTGACGTTAGGATAAAAAGGTAGGGTACAACCTCACAGGCCACACCTGCGCGCATTGCGTAGCACGTTTAATCTACTCTGGCCTCATTTCCCCTAACCACACCGAGGATGCAATGTTTAAGAAATTCTTCGAATACGAATTTGCTTTTGAGGCCATCCTCGTCTCCCTAATTGCGCTTTGCCTACTCATACTCTTATTTAGGGTGGTGATTCCAAATTTCAGCTCTAAATCTCTAGCAGCCAGTTGGATGACGATGCTCGGCGCTTTTGTGATATTTGTTTATTCAATATTTGTTGAGCTAAAGGAAGATTCATTCAAGTCCAGCTTTAACACATACTCATGCTTTACAGATAAAATGGAAGTTTTCAACTACATAATTCCATTTTATCACCTAGGAGATTGCGGACTGCTCCGATATCAGGACAATGGCTCGATAACCTACCTTAACAACGACCTAGGAATAGAGGACGCCCCATCGGTAGGCGCCGAATTATTATTGATAAATGCCATATCTTATATCGCGTCAGATTTTAGAGATTGGCGCTCTGAAAAGTACTCATCTCCTGGTTCCTATCGAGTAGCTTTTCGCAAAAAAGCTGATGCCAATGGAGATACAGTACTGCTAGAAGGTTCTGTGCTTCGTAAATCCACATTCAGATACTTCGACTTTCTACCGGAGGTCGCTCACGACTTTGGTGGGTACTCAATCCTTCCTAGAGGAAGCACACTATCTCTGGATGGGAGAAAACTGATACTTTCGAATCCACACTTCTCCTTCGAGATTGAACCATTCGATCTGGGGCGAGTATATCGAATAGAAAGTGAGTCCCCCGAAACCATATGGGCCACTGACTTTGACGTAAGGGTGTCTTACAGGCTGTTCAAGTCAAGGTCAGGGCATTGGCGTCGATCTGAGTACACAGATTTTTGCCATGCATTAGCAGAGGGAATCAAAGCCCGCCTTGAAGTGCCTAGAGAGCAGTGGCCCAAGTCGCGCTCTTGGGCGTAGATGTCCGCTCCTGGCCGATAGCTGCCGGCCAAGGTCAACTATTCCAACTCAGCACAGGCTTTGCACAGGGTGGCGTTGGATTATATCCAGACGTCGTTCAAGGCAGTTCTTTCGCCATTTTCATGCCCTGTGTTCAAAATACCTCGAGGCTCGATCATCATCAGTTTTGCTTCACCTTTAGCAGCCGTTCGATGCTCAACGCCACGGGGTACCACATAGAGTTCACCGGGATTCACATAAACGCAGCCTTCCGGCAGGTCGATGCGCAGGGTGCCTTCCAGGACAAGAAATGCTTCGTCGGTCTCAGGATGTGAGTGCCAGATGAACTCGCCTTCGATTCGCACAACCTTGAACTGGTAGTCATTCATCTCTGCAACAACCCTGGGGCTCCATTGCTGATCGATGAGTGAAGCCTTGCGTGCCAGGTTTACAGGAACTGATGATTGTTGATGACGGAGCTCTGACATGACGGATCCTCTGTGGTTGAAGTCGCCAGCCTATAGCGCATGGAACAGGGCGCTCTTGTACGATCCTGCAAGTCAGCGTGCGGCCCGCAATCGTTCCAGCCAGCGCATGGGCGGTATTCCGTAGCAGCGGGTGAAGTGTCGCGTCATATGACTTTGATCGTGGAAACCCGCGACGAGGGCCGCATCTACCAAGGTGAAACCTTCAAGCACCAATGCGCGGAACCGATCCAGGCGGCGCAGGGTGACAAATCGGTAAGGGCTCGTACCGTAAAGTGTTCTGAAGTCGCGTGACAGGCTCCAGCGTTCGCGCCCGCTAGCCCGCTCCAGCATATCCAGCGTAATGCATGAATGCAGATGTTCCAGGATGAACGCTCTGGCGCGCTCGGCTGCGCAGTAATCCAGACGCTTGCGCCCGCGTGGCTTGCCACCGACGGCACGCAACGCCATTGCCAAGTCAAAAAGCGCGTCCTGTTCCTCCAGTGTCTCCAGTGGATGATCCACTGCTTGCACGAAAGCTGCACTGGCATGGAACAGACGTGGATCGCTCGAAATTCCCCCCGCGATAAAGGGCAAGGGTTCTCCCCCCAGGATGTTCTGGATTAGTGCGGGATCAACGTAAGCCATACGGTAACGAAAGCCTGCATCGGTGCCGGCCATACCATCGTGGAGTTCGTCGGGGTGAAGCACGAGCGTGTTGCCGGGAACACCGTGGCGCAGCGAGCCTGCGTAGTGAAAGCTCTGCACGCCTGCCAACGTTCGACCGATCGAATAGGTGTCATGGCGATGCGGATCGTAGCCGTGGCTGCCAAACCACGCTTCGATACGCTCGATTCCTCCAGGTTGAACACTGCGAATGACCCAGTCGACATTGCCAGCTTGGTCATTTTTCTGATCCATGAATGTGTACCTTCCCGATTCTGCGCGTTGGTGGTGAGAGTCTATCTGTCGGGAATATACAAGTGCGGGTATTTAGATGTCTGCTTTTGGCCGAAAGTTGCCCTATCCGTAATTCCATATCAATCAGTGTTACTGCCAGATCAACGGATCCTATACGTGACGTAATCCGGCGACTATTTCGAATACCGTGCTAGCCAAAACCTCCCCATTAACCATAACCCGCACCCCATGCCGCCCAACAAAATGCTTCCGCGTCGTAAAATCCCTAATCACCTGCCGCCTCCCCACAACCATCTCCCCAAACCCAGCCAACCCCGCCGTCTTCAACTTAAAAACCTTCCCCGAAACCCCGCCATTCGCCTTCACATAGTCAATCGCATAATCAATCACCAACCGCTGCTCATGCGCCACCGTCGACTTCACCACAAACGACAACGTAATCGCTTCGCCCAACCTGACCACCGCCGGCTCAACCCGCACATCCAACAACTCAACCTCAGCCTTCGCCCCCGCGCCAATCACCGTCAGCGCCCGCACATCCCCCTGCTTAATCAAACTCCGCAACGCATGCTTGGCAATCCACGCCGTGTGCTTGTTCTCCAACGACCAACCTTCAATCGTGTCCAACACCCACTCCGGGTGCTCTTTGGTCACGTCATTCAGATGATTCGCCACGGACTTGCGCACGTACAAACTCTCATCCGTCTTCAACCGATCCAGTATCCCGGCGGCCAACTGCGGATCCGCCTGCACCGCTTCCAACCGAAACGACCAAGGCAGGCGAGGGCGGCTGCCTTCGCTGGCGAGGCGTCGAACGTGGTGGTTTTCGTCGTGGGTCCAGTCGTGCATCAGCTCCAGCGAGCGTTCCAGGTCGCTGCGTAGAAAGTGGCGGATGGCGAATTCGGAGGAGCCGAAGGTGGTGAAGTATTTCAGGGCGTCCATGGAGGTGTCGAAGGCGTGGCCGCCGTAGCTCGCGACGTAGTGCGGCAGGCACATGCTGACGAATCCGCTGTTCAGTCTTGGCGCAAGTTCGAAAAGCACTTCGAGGGAATCTTCGTAATCCAGCGGCAACACGGCGTGCAGGCTTTCGCTGACGCGGGCCATGCGTTGCATTACCGATAATTCGGCGAGTCCGTCCTGGGCATGTTTGAGAAATGCCTTGGCCTTGAACGCCGGGTACACGGCGCTCATTTCGGTGGCGATGTGCTGCAAGCGCTCGGCGTTGAAGATTTCCTTTAACGCCGGGGCGGCGGTGTCGGTGGTGCTCATGGTCAGGTCATCGGGGTGCTGACGAACGCTTCGAGGGTTTCGGCGTAGGCGGTGTATTGGGCGATGTGTGGGTAGCGGCGGGTGTCGATCTGGTCGGGGGCGACGAGGCCGGTGAAGCTCCAGGCGACGGCGAGGCTGATGCCGGCCTGGGTGAGGGTGCCGTCGGTGGGCAGGCCGGTTTTTTCCAGTTCCTGTTCGAGGGCGGTGAACGCGGCGGCGAGTTGGCCTTCGACGCGTTCGACCCATGGCTGGTATTGAATGTCGGCCGGGCGCAGGTTGCGTTCGTAGTAGAGCTGCACGGCTTTTTCGCAGGCGGCGAGACTCAGGCCGATCAGGCGCAGGGCGTGGGCGCGCTGTTTGAGGTCGGCGGGCAGCAGGCTTTTGCCGGAACTGGCTTCGAGGTAATCGAGGATGAGGGTCGAGTCCATGAGGACGACGCCGTCGTCGAGGATCAGCGTGGGCGCTTTGACCACCGGGTTGATCTGCTGGAATTGCTCGAAGTGGCGGAACACCGAGACTGACTCGTGTTCGAGGTCGATGCCGAGGCGTTTGGCGGAGATCGCCACGCGGCGCACGTATGGGGAGTCCAGCATGCCGATCAGTTTCATGACGCGTTCCTTCAAGTCGAACCGAGTGGGAAGGCATAACCTAGCCGAGGCTGAGGCAAATGTCAGTCGTCGAAGCCGGGTTGTTCGTGAATCTCGTCGACATTCAATTCCAGCCGATAGGCCACCGCCACAAACAACGCCTGACACAAACACAGCGTCGCGCTCAGCGAACGAAACGCCAATGCGCTGCCTTCATTCACCAGCAACAGGCTGTTGGCGTGCCTGGCCAGTGGCGAGAGGTGGCTGTCGGTGAGGATCAGGGTGTTGGCCTTTTGCTGGCGGGCGTAGCGCAGGCAATGTTGGGTTTCCTTGGCGTAGGGGGTGAAGCTGATGGCGATGACCAGATCATTTTCGCGGACGCTGCGCATCTGCTCGCGATAACTGCCACCCAGCCCTGACACCAACTGAATTCGCTTGTGAGTGTGTTGCAAGTTGTAAACGAGGTAGTCGGCGACGGCGAAGGAACGGCGCACGCCGACCACATAGATGTTGTCGGCGTTGACGATCAGATCGACGGCTTTTTCGAAGGCGACGTCGTCAAGTTCACGGCCCAGGCGTTCGATGCCGGAGCGGGTGGCGTCGATGCATTCGCGGGCGAGGTCGCCGTCGCTGGTTTGCTGCGACGGGTTGGCGATCAGGTTGCGGATGCGTTGCTGGTAGTTCTGTGCCGGCGAGGCTTTGTGGGTGTAGGCGGTGCGGAACAATGCCTGCATTTCGCTGAAACCGCTGAAGCCGAAGCGCTGCGAGAAGCGGACGATGGCGGAGGGGTGGACTTCGCATTCGCGGGCGATGTCGCTGATGCGATCGACCATGATCCGGTCGCTTTGTTGGCTCATGTAGCTGGCGATGCGTTTTAGCTGGCGCGGCAGGGTGTCGTATTCGTCGGTGATCAGTTGCAGCAGACGCTCGGCATTGATCGGGGGGCTGGCGAGAGTGGGCTCGTCGGTGGCCGGCAGATCGGGGCGGGGCATAAGGTGTCCTTAGGGCTGATCAAATCACACGATGGCGGTGTGCCTGATAATAGGCGGGGTGCGAGCAGTTGGCTGGGGAGTTTTTCGGCGTCTGCGCAGCTGAAACGATGCACTGCGCGGGCGGCATGGCTGAAAAAAATGCGACCGGTTGCCGCTGGTTTAGCCGTTTGTCTTCTATATACAGCCGCTCGACTGAATTTCTTGCTATAAACGCACTCCGATGACCGCCACGACGCCTGTGTCAGAGCTGTTAACGGGTGTTGTCGGACAAATTCCCAGTATTTACAGTTGCTGAGGCCTCAATCGGGCCTTAGACTGCCGCCCCTTCGTAAATTGAGTGCCGGGTGGCGTTTGCAATAAACGATGCCTTTTCGTCGACCGGACACGGTTCGCCGGAACGCTCCCTAATTCGCCTTAATGCACGTTTTTTTATAGAGATATCAATGACAAAGGACAAGTTGCTGGCCATGCCGGCAGATGACTACATGAATGCAGAGCAACACGCTTTCTTCACTGAGCTGTTGCAGAACATGAAAGTCGAAACCCACGAGCGCATTGAGCAAAACCGTATCGCCATCGAAAGCCTGGACACCCCGGCCGACCCGGCGGATGCAGCTTCGGTTGAAGAAGAGCGCACCTGGCTGGTGAACGCGATTGATCGCGACCAGCGCATGCTGCCGCAACTGGAACAAGCCCTTGAGCGCATCAAGGAAGACAGTTTTGGCTGGTGCGACGACAGCGGCGAGGCCATTGGCCTGAAACGCCTGCTGATCAGCCCGACCACCAAGTACTGCATCGAAGCTCAAGAGCGTCACGAGCAGATCGACAAGCACCAGCGTCAGGCCTGATTCCATGGCGGCCCCCTGAAAGGGGGGCGCCTGCAAAAGATCGCAGCCTTCGGCAGCTCCAAAAGGGGTGCCGTGGCTGCGATCTTTGCTTTTGCTCGTCTGCACTATTTCCAAGCCGTTCCATTGACCTGCTGCAGACCCCGCGACTAACGGACCATAGATAATGGCGTTGTAGTGGCGTTTAATGCAGTCACAACAATGAGAACAAGCGTGGGGTGTTGATATGACGAGAGATGGATCTCTGGTTGGGGCTTTGCCTGCACCAGTGCTTTTGCCGAAAAACCGCTGGATCGCACCGACCCTGCAAAGCATCGCCCTGATGCTGTTGTTGGCCGGCATGACCCTGGGTGAAGGGTCGTTGTACATTGGCATGCCACTGGCGGTGCTGATTGTCTGGCTGCCGCGCCTGCGCTCGCGAACCGTCCTCGATGCACCGCCTGCCGACACCGGCAGTGCCATTTCCGAACTGACCCGCGATCTTTCCTACACCACCAGCCACAACGCGTTGTCGGCGGCGGGGGTGGCGTTTTCGGTCAAGGAACTGGCGAACAAACTCGAATCGCAACTCGACGCGGCGGCGCGGATCGTCAGCAATGCCGAGGTGATGATTGCGACCGAGCACGCCACTTCGCAGCTCAGTCGCCAAGCCCTGGAAGCCGCCAGTGAGGCCCATCACAGCAGTGCTGCGGGACGTGCCGAGCTGGTCGATTCCATCTCGCGCATGCATCAACTCAGCCAGCGCGCCAATGCCAGCCGCGAACTGATCGAGGCGTTGAGCCTGCGCAGCGACGATATTGAGCGGGTGACGCTGGTGATTCAGTCGATTGCCAGTCAGACCAACCTGTTGGCGTTGAACGCGGCGATTGAAGCGGCTCGGGCCGGCGAGCATGGCCGCGGTTTTGCCGTGGTGGCGGATGAGGTGCGCGGGTTGGCGGCCAGAACGGCGTCGGCGACGGGGGAAGTCGGCGAGATGGTTGCCGACATTCAGCAACGGACTGCACAGGTCGTGGAACAGATCCGCGAGTTGTCCAGCGACCTGCACACCGGCGTCGAACAGGTTGAAAACACCGGGCAGCACCTGGAAAACATCGCACGCCTGGCGGCCGGCGTGGAAACTCAGGTCGGTGAAATCGCCCGGGGCGCGGAAACCAATCGCGAGCAACTCGACAGCCTGTTTAAGGCCATCGAGCAGATGCGCAGCGACCTGGCGATCAGCGATCAACAGACCCGTCGTCTCGCCGAAGCGGCGGTGCAGATGGAAGGGCAGGCCGAAACCATCAGCGAACGTCTGGCTGAGGTTGGCCTGGATGACTATCACCAGCGTATTTATGACCTGGCGCGTGAGGGGGCGAGTCAGATCGCGGCGCGTTTCGAGGCGGATGTCGAACAGGGGCGGATCAGTCTGGAGGATCTGTTCGATCGCCAGTATCAGGCGATTCCCAATACTCAACCGGCCAAGTACCAGACCCGTTTCGACCGTTACACCGATCAGGTGCTGCCGGCGATTCAAGAGCCCTTGTTGCCGCGCCATGAAGGTCTGGTGTTCGCCATCGCCTGCACGCAGCAGGGTTATGTACCTACGCATAACCAGGTGTTCAGCCAGCCGTTGACCGGGGATGTGCAGGTTGATGCGGTCAACAATCGCACCAAACGCAAGTTCGCCGACCGCACCGGTATACGCTGTGGCAGTCATCAGCAACCGGTGCTGTTGCAAACCTACACCCGCGACACCGGCGAATTGATGCACGATTTGTCGGTGCCTATCATGATCAAGGGACGTCACTGGGGTGGATTGCGGCTGGGCTACAAACCGGAGACCCCGCGCTGATTGTTACCGTTGAGGCAAGGGTTCTGTGCAGCGGCGTTGCTTTTTCCTTCCGAATGAAAGCATTAGTCTGCCGGCTTAGTTAGGTAGCTAATTAATTCAGGAGGTCGGCATGCAATGCCGGGTTGATGTCGCCGTGATGATCGGCAGTGGTGTACCCGCCGGTTTGCGCGCAAGGGGGCAAAGCGTTTGCTGGGTGGTGCTGCTCAACGGGGAGCAACGCGGCACCGCATTTGCCAGCCGCGACGAGGCCGAAGAGTGCAAGGCTGCGTGGCTCGCGCAATTGCAGGCCGAGCCCGCTGACAGTCTGCACTGATCAGGCTTACTTGCCGGGGTGCAGGCGCACGTTCAATTCATCGACCATGACGGCTTCTTCGCCGTCGGCGCGTAACCATTCCTTGAGCAATTGCGCCTGTTGCGGCGACCAGAAGTCGGCCTCGATCAATTTGACATCGGCGGGCAGTGGATGCGCTTCGATGAAGTCGTCGATAGCGCTGCCTTCCGAGGGCAGGCCCAACTGGTCGAACAGGGTTTTCAGGTCGTATGCTGGCAGTTCCATCGTTTACTCCTTGGTTTTGCGCCGACATGGCGCAGTCGATCACTCCCTTTATCTGAGGCAGTCGCCGGCCAGGAGTTCGATTTGCGCTTCAAGTGAACGAGCCAAGGCACAGGCTTCGTTATGGTC encodes:
- a CDS encoding DUF2789 family protein; this translates as MELPAYDLKTLFDQLGLPSEGSAIDDFIEAHPLPADVKLIEADFWSPQQAQLLKEWLRADGEEAVMVDELNVRLHPGK
- a CDS encoding methyl-accepting chemotaxis protein, which translates into the protein MIATEHATSQLSRQALEAASEAHHSSAAGRAELVDSISRMHQLSQRANASRELIEALSLRSDDIERVTLVIQSIASQTNLLALNAAIEAARAGEHGRGFAVVADEVRGLAARTASATGEVGEMVADIQQRTAQVVEQIRELSSDLHTGVEQVENTGQHLENIARLAAGVETQVGEIARGAETNREQLDSLFKAIEQMRSDLAISDQQTRRLAEAAVQMEGQAETISERLAEVGLDDYHQRIYDLAREGASQIAARFEADVEQGRISLEDLFDRQYQAIPNTQPAKYQTRFDRYTDQVLPAIQEPLLPRHEGLVFAIACTQQGYVPTHNQVFSQPLTGDVQVDAVNNRTKRKFADRTGIRCGSHQQPVLLQTYTRDTGELMHDLSVPIMIKGRHWGGLRLGYKPETPR
- a CDS encoding MurR/RpiR family transcriptional regulator, which translates into the protein MPRPDLPATDEPTLASPPINAERLLQLITDEYDTLPRQLKRIASYMSQQSDRIMVDRISDIARECEVHPSAIVRFSQRFGFSGFSEMQALFRTAYTHKASPAQNYQQRIRNLIANPSQQTSDGDLARECIDATRSGIERLGRELDDVAFEKAVDLIVNADNIYVVGVRRSFAVADYLVYNLQHTHKRIQLVSGLGGSYREQMRSVRENDLVIAISFTPYAKETQHCLRYARQQKANTLILTDSHLSPLARHANSLLLVNEGSALAFRSLSATLCLCQALFVAVAYRLELNVDEIHEQPGFDD
- a CDS encoding DNA alkylation repair protein translates to MSTTDTAAPALKEIFNAERLQHIATEMSAVYPAFKAKAFLKHAQDGLAELSVMQRMARVSESLHAVLPLDYEDSLEVLFELAPRLNSGFVSMCLPHYVASYGGHAFDTSMDALKYFTTFGSSEFAIRHFLRSDLERSLELMHDWTHDENHHVRRLASEGSRPRLPWSFRLEAVQADPQLAAGILDRLKTDESLYVRKSVANHLNDVTKEHPEWVLDTIEGWSLENKHTAWIAKHALRSLIKQGDVRALTVIGAGAKAEVELLDVRVEPAVVRLGEAITLSFVVKSTVAHEQRLVIDYAIDYVKANGGVSGKVFKLKTAGLAGFGEMVVGRRQVIRDFTTRKHFVGRHGVRVMVNGEVLASTVFEIVAGLRHV
- a CDS encoding cupin domain-containing protein → MSELRHQQSSVPVNLARKASLIDQQWSPRVVAEMNDYQFKVVRIEGEFIWHSHPETDEAFLVLEGTLRIDLPEGCVYVNPGELYVVPRGVEHRTAAKGEAKLMMIEPRGILNTGHENGERTALNDVWI
- a CDS encoding AraC family transcriptional regulator yields the protein MDQKNDQAGNVDWVIRSVQPGGIERIEAWFGSHGYDPHRHDTYSIGRTLAGVQSFHYAGSLRHGVPGNTLVLHPDELHDGMAGTDAGFRYRMAYVDPALIQNILGGEPLPFIAGGISSDPRLFHASAAFVQAVDHPLETLEEQDALFDLAMALRAVGGKPRGRKRLDYCAAERARAFILEHLHSCITLDMLERASGRERWSLSRDFRTLYGTSPYRFVTLRRLDRFRALVLEGFTLVDAALVAGFHDQSHMTRHFTRCYGIPPMRWLERLRAAR
- a CDS encoding glutathione S-transferase codes for the protein MKLIGMLDSPYVRRVAISAKRLGIDLEHESVSVFRHFEQFQQINPVVKAPTLILDDGVVLMDSTLILDYLEASSGKSLLPADLKQRAHALRLIGLSLAACEKAVQLYYERNLRPADIQYQPWVERVEGQLAAAFTALEQELEKTGLPTDGTLTQAGISLAVAWSFTGLVAPDQIDTRRYPHIAQYTAYAETLEAFVSTPMT
- a CDS encoding TraR/DksA family transcriptional regulator; protein product: MTKDKLLAMPADDYMNAEQHAFFTELLQNMKVETHERIEQNRIAIESLDTPADPADAASVEEERTWLVNAIDRDQRMLPQLEQALERIKEDSFGWCDDSGEAIGLKRLLISPTTKYCIEAQERHEQIDKHQRQA